In Mycobacterium sp. Aquia_216, a genomic segment contains:
- a CDS encoding type VII secretion target, producing MADLLVSPAILETLATKQESAQKDAQAAADALNGTGSNCWLTHGVISGSSDGAFDTIEGIRKKAGEALGNASLLLAAKLRTAKKAYEGVDSELAGNLNKQLLDR from the coding sequence ATGGCAGATCTACTCGTCTCGCCAGCAATCCTCGAGACACTGGCGACAAAGCAGGAATCCGCGCAGAAGGATGCCCAAGCCGCCGCCGACGCACTCAACGGCACCGGAAGCAACTGCTGGCTCACTCACGGCGTCATCAGCGGAAGCTCCGACGGAGCCTTCGACACGATTGAGGGCATCCGCAAAAAGGCGGGCGAAGCTCTCGGAAACGCCAGCCTCCTCCTTGCCGCAAAGCTGCGCACCGCCAAGAAGGCGTACGAAGGCGTCGACTCCGAGTTGGCCGGCAACCTCAACAAGCAGCTGCTCGACAGATAA
- the sigI gene encoding RNA polymerase sigma factor SigI → MNQSPPPTDQIADAWRRHRPYLVNLGYQILGDVGDAEDVAQEVFLRLSRVGPDEIDDVRGWLTVVTSRLCLDQVRSARTRYERLSGPGHGDPGAEVAESRSLDPADRVTLDDEVRTALMEVLRRLSPGERVAFVLHDVFGVPFDTIAETVGRPVGTCRQLARRARSKFTAAQPNLSDVASTEHQLVTEKFITACANGDIAALTAVLDPTVWGVGTVLADPTPPPQINHGPDAVATNLMRYLGPGVTLVSGPAGQPVVLAFAGRRLFAAIVLTIRGPLVTKIEAIADPSARIAAT, encoded by the coding sequence ATGAACCAGTCCCCGCCGCCAACGGACCAGATCGCCGACGCCTGGCGTCGTCACCGCCCCTATCTGGTCAACCTCGGATACCAAATCCTCGGAGACGTCGGCGACGCCGAAGACGTTGCGCAAGAGGTATTTCTGCGCTTGTCCCGGGTCGGCCCGGACGAGATCGACGACGTCCGCGGGTGGCTCACCGTCGTCACGAGCCGGCTCTGCCTCGATCAGGTGCGTTCGGCGCGCACCCGCTACGAGCGGTTGAGCGGCCCCGGCCATGGGGATCCGGGCGCCGAAGTGGCGGAATCACGAAGCCTGGATCCGGCGGATCGGGTCACCCTCGACGACGAGGTCCGCACCGCCTTGATGGAAGTCCTGCGGCGACTCAGTCCCGGCGAACGGGTCGCATTCGTGCTGCACGACGTGTTCGGCGTCCCGTTCGACACGATCGCCGAAACCGTGGGCCGCCCGGTCGGCACCTGTCGTCAGCTGGCGCGCCGCGCGCGCTCGAAATTCACTGCGGCACAGCCGAATTTGAGTGACGTGGCCTCCACCGAGCACCAACTCGTCACCGAGAAGTTCATCACCGCGTGCGCCAACGGCGACATTGCCGCGTTGACCGCGGTCCTCGACCCGACGGTCTGGGGGGTCGGCACGGTGCTGGCCGACCCGACACCCCCACCGCAGATCAACCACGGTCCGGATGCGGTGGCCACCAACCTGATGCGCTATCTGGGGCCGGGAGTCACTCTGGTCAGCGGTCCCGCCGGGCAACCCGTGGTGCTCGCGTTCGCCGGGCGCCGCCTGTTCGCCGCGATCGTGCTGACCATCCGCGGCCCGCTCGTCACCAAGATCGAGGCGATCGCCGACCCGTCGGCACGGATTGCGGCCACCTGA
- a CDS encoding EspA/EspE family type VII secretion system effector produces MNLGASAATIVGKGLIYAGKQNAVLAKALKESGTKVLPTPTAIVDAAALAVTIVDLLNGFGSPNSGSAVSTAADKLDLFIKDLDPGALPDPRDWSGTAATAYAGQVALLKGYATTMKEYDKILKGYLAEQAAAVKQAHLCCNVNVAVLTAAAGIALAMYLIPIAGPGISQAWQIIAAFACCAAVFVVEMLTLSSSMGLSNQLSTLGQKYVELGKDVDTKLAGSFGKIEGKVLAETSNKLSGFRAVSDGLTDYSFAAAPTVSKLGAAAGDKASPAQKAVLESNSQVAAKSSADTKTDTPTKTSDKTPTPAAYTPPSLAQIGQASQGLNQVSQTLSQGMQQIQSLAQSAKGSAPAAAPVAAHDVSDVKDEDAKKDEEAKAGAAAGKDGTERAPVDAAAPAAAAPAAAGRERVL; encoded by the coding sequence GTGAACCTTGGTGCAAGCGCGGCCACCATTGTCGGCAAAGGGTTGATCTACGCGGGCAAGCAGAACGCGGTCTTGGCAAAGGCGTTGAAGGAGAGCGGAACAAAGGTGCTCCCGACGCCGACGGCGATTGTCGATGCCGCCGCGTTGGCCGTCACCATCGTCGACTTGCTTAATGGATTCGGGTCCCCCAACTCAGGGTCGGCAGTATCCACCGCCGCGGACAAACTCGACCTATTCATCAAAGATCTGGACCCCGGGGCCCTCCCGGACCCCCGCGACTGGAGCGGTACCGCGGCGACGGCCTACGCCGGTCAGGTTGCCCTGCTGAAGGGCTATGCGACGACGATGAAAGAATACGACAAGATCCTGAAGGGCTACTTGGCTGAGCAGGCCGCCGCCGTCAAACAGGCGCACCTGTGCTGCAACGTCAACGTGGCCGTGCTGACCGCCGCGGCGGGAATCGCCTTGGCCATGTACCTGATCCCTATCGCCGGCCCGGGAATTTCGCAGGCATGGCAAATCATCGCCGCTTTCGCGTGCTGCGCGGCGGTCTTTGTCGTCGAGATGCTCACCCTGTCGAGTTCGATGGGCCTTTCCAATCAGCTTTCCACCTTGGGCCAGAAATACGTCGAGCTCGGCAAGGACGTGGACACCAAGCTGGCGGGCAGCTTCGGGAAGATCGAGGGCAAGGTCCTGGCCGAGACCTCAAACAAGCTGTCCGGCTTCCGGGCGGTCTCCGACGGGCTCACGGATTACTCCTTCGCCGCGGCGCCGACCGTTTCCAAGTTGGGGGCCGCAGCCGGCGACAAGGCTTCCCCGGCGCAAAAGGCGGTGCTGGAGTCCAATTCCCAGGTTGCCGCGAAGTCCTCGGCCGACACAAAGACAGACACACCGACCAAGACGAGCGACAAGACCCCGACACCGGCGGCGTACACGCCGCCCAGCCTGGCTCAGATCGGTCAGGCGTCCCAGGGGCTGAACCAGGTCAGTCAGACGCTCAGCCAGGGAATGCAACAGATACAGTCGCTCGCCCAATCCGCAAAGGGCTCGGCTCCGGCCGCTGCTCCCGTCGCGGCGCACGACGTGAGCGACGTCAAGGACGAGGACGCCAAGAAGGACGAGGAAGCGAAAGCCGGCGCCGCCGCCGGTAAAGACGGTACGGAGCGCGCACCAGTCGATGCCGCTGCGCCCGCCGCCGCTGCGCCGGCCGCGGCAGGTCGCGAACGCGTCCTTTAA
- a CDS encoding MinD/ParA family ATP-binding protein, whose protein sequence is MNERDEFLRDRLQPDPARAPAARPPEPPSRDHRGAPPAAFSPPSQRSAAPPPPPPPRRPPVAPPRQHVTAPPPPRPVAPPSPPPALPPAADTGPAPAATPELAARGWRRLLRLLTFGLINLGPSPAQRQDAQFEAAIRTGFRGNHKVGVVGKGGVGKTSVAASVGSLFAELRRGQDHVVAIDADTAFGRLSSRIDPRSTSSFWELTADKNLETFTDVAARVGRNSVGLHVLAGEPASGPRRVLDPAIYREAASRLDRYFTISVIDCGSTMDSPVTQEVLRDLDALIVVSSPWADGASAAARTMEWLSDQGMTGLLHHTIVVLNDSDGHADKRTRAQLAREFVDHGRPVVEVPYDPHLRPGGVIDVSHEMAAPTRRKLLQATAMIAGFFGANPSRAPNARPGGDES, encoded by the coding sequence ATGAACGAGCGCGACGAATTCCTGCGCGACCGGCTGCAGCCCGACCCGGCCCGCGCCCCCGCCGCACGACCGCCCGAGCCCCCTTCCAGGGACCACCGGGGCGCACCGCCCGCGGCATTTTCGCCGCCTTCGCAGCGATCCGCCGCGCCACCGCCGCCTCCGCCACCACGACGGCCGCCGGTCGCGCCGCCGCGCCAGCACGTCACTGCCCCTCCCCCGCCGCGACCCGTCGCGCCGCCTTCTCCCCCGCCCGCCCTCCCGCCGGCGGCGGACACCGGCCCCGCCCCGGCCGCCACGCCCGAACTTGCCGCCCGCGGCTGGCGACGCCTGCTGCGGCTGCTCACCTTTGGCCTCATCAACCTGGGCCCGTCGCCCGCACAACGTCAAGACGCCCAATTCGAAGCCGCTATCCGAACCGGTTTCCGCGGCAACCACAAGGTGGGCGTCGTGGGCAAGGGTGGTGTGGGAAAGACGTCCGTCGCCGCCAGCGTCGGCTCCCTGTTCGCCGAGCTTCGCCGGGGGCAAGACCATGTGGTGGCGATCGACGCCGACACGGCCTTCGGTCGGTTGAGCAGCCGAATCGATCCACGGTCGACGAGCTCGTTCTGGGAACTGACGGCCGACAAGAATCTGGAGACCTTCACCGACGTCGCCGCGCGGGTGGGCCGCAATTCGGTGGGCCTGCACGTGCTCGCCGGCGAGCCGGCATCCGGTCCGCGCCGCGTGCTCGATCCCGCGATCTACCGGGAAGCCGCGTCGCGGCTGGATCGCTATTTCACGATCTCGGTCATCGATTGCGGCTCCACGATGGATTCACCGGTCACTCAGGAAGTCCTGCGGGACCTGGACGCGCTGATCGTGGTGTCCTCGCCGTGGGCCGATGGGGCGTCCGCGGCAGCCCGAACCATGGAGTGGCTGTCGGATCAGGGCATGACGGGGTTGTTGCACCACACGATCGTCGTGCTCAACGATTCCGACGGGCATGCCGACAAACGCACCCGGGCGCAGCTGGCCCGCGAGTTCGTCGATCACGGCCGGCCGGTGGTCGAGGTGCCCTACGATCCCCATCTGCGCCCCGGCGGCGTCATCGACGTGAGCCACGAGATGGCCGCCCCCACACGGCGCAAATTACTGCAGGCCACCGCGATGATCGCCGGCTTTTTCGGGGCGAACCCCAGCCGTGCCCCCAACGCCCGGCCGGGCGGCGACGAGAGCTGA
- the gltB gene encoding glutamate synthase large subunit gives MTPTRVGLYNPAYEHDSCGVAMVVDMHGRRSRDIVDKAITALVNLEHRGAQGAEPRSGDGAGILIQVPDAFLREVVDFELPSPGNYATGIAFLPQSSKDAVAACAAVEKIAEAEGLTVLGWRNVPTDDSSLGALSRDAMPTFRQVFLTGASGMTLERRCYVVRKRAEHELGTKGPGQDGPGRETVYFPSLSGRTMVYKGMLTTPQLKAFYLDLQDDRMTSALGIVHSRFSTNTFPSWPLAHPFRRIAHNGEINTVTGNENWMRAREALIKTDIFGSADDLEKLFPICTPGASDTARFDEALELLHLGGRSLPHAVLMMIPEAWERNESMDPARRAFYEYHASLMEPWDGPASMTFTDGTVVGAVLDRNGLRPSRIWVTEDGLVVMASEAGVLDLDPSTVVRRMRLQPGRMFLVDTTQGRIVADEEIKAALAAEHPYQEWLDKSLVPLESLPQGKYVRMAHDRLVMRQLAFGYTYEELNLLVAPMVRSGAEPIGSMGTDTPVAVLSQRPRLLYDYFHQLFAQVTNPPLDAIREEVVTSLQGTTGGERDLLSPDEYSCHQIMLRQPILRNHELAKLINLNPDDEVNGRPHGMRSKVIHCLYPVAEGGAGLEAALEEVRAQASAAIADGARVIILSDRDSNEQMAPIPSLLAVAGVHHHLVRDRTRTHVGLVVESGDAREVHHMAMLIGCGAAAVNPYLAFESIEDMLDRGVIDGFSTGQDRDKALNNYVKAAGKGVLKVMSKMGISTLASYTGAQLFQAIGISEDVLDEYFTGLACPTGGISLDDVATDVAIRHKLAYLDRPDERAHRELEVGGDYQWRREGEYHLFNPETVFKLQHATRTGQYKIFKDYTRLVDDQSERMASLRGLLKFRGDVRPPVPLDEVEPASEIVKRFSTGAMSYGSISAEAHETLAIAMNRLGGRSNSGEGGEDVKRFDPDSNGDWRRSAIKQVASARFGVTSHYLTNCTDIQIKMAQGAKPGEGGQLPGHKVYPWVAEVRHSTPGVGLISPPPHHDIYSIEDLAQLIHDLKNSNPSARVHVKLVSENGVGTVAAGVSKAHADVVLISGHDGGTGATPLTSQKHAGAPWELGLAETQQTLLLNGLRDRIVVQVDGQLKTGRDVMIGALLGAEEFGFATAPLVVAGCIMMRVCHLDTCPVGVATQNPVLRERFTGKPEFVENFFMFIAEEVREYMAQLGFRTFNEAVGQVGALDTTLARAHWKAHKLDLAPVLHEPESAFMNQDLYCSSRQDHGLDKALDQQLIVMSREALDSGKPVRFSTTISNVNRTVGTMLGHELTKAYGGQGLPDGTIDITFDGSAGNSFGAFVPKGITLRVYGDANDYVGKGLSGGRIVVRPSDNAPQEYVAEENIIGGNVILFGATSGEAFLRGVVGERFAVRNSGAHAVVEGIGDHGCEYMTGGRVVILGATGRNFAAGMSGGVAYVYDPDEKLPENLNTEMVDLEALDSDDADFLHGILQAHVDATDSAVGQRILADWHGQQRHFAKVMPRDYKKVLQAIAQAERDGVDVGKAIMAAAHG, from the coding sequence ATGACGCCCACGCGCGTTGGGTTATATAACCCCGCGTACGAGCACGATTCGTGCGGGGTAGCCATGGTCGTCGACATGCACGGCCGCCGCAGCCGCGACATCGTCGACAAGGCCATCACCGCACTGGTCAACCTCGAGCATCGTGGCGCGCAGGGCGCCGAGCCCCGCAGCGGTGACGGCGCGGGAATCCTGATTCAGGTGCCGGACGCCTTCCTGCGGGAAGTCGTGGATTTTGAGCTGCCCTCGCCGGGCAACTACGCGACTGGTATCGCGTTCTTACCGCAATCGTCCAAAGATGCCGTGGCGGCGTGCGCCGCGGTGGAGAAGATCGCCGAAGCCGAGGGCCTGACGGTGTTGGGCTGGCGCAATGTGCCCACCGACGACTCGTCGTTGGGCGCGCTGTCCCGTGACGCGATGCCCACCTTCCGGCAGGTGTTCCTGACCGGGGCCTCTGGCATGACCCTGGAACGCCGTTGCTACGTCGTCCGCAAGCGCGCCGAGCATGAACTCGGTACCAAAGGCCCGGGCCAGGATGGACCCGGGCGCGAAACGGTGTACTTCCCAAGCCTGTCCGGCCGGACGATGGTCTACAAGGGCATGCTGACCACCCCGCAGCTCAAGGCGTTTTACCTTGACCTGCAAGACGATCGGATGACCAGCGCGCTGGGCATCGTGCACTCCCGGTTCTCGACCAACACCTTCCCGTCGTGGCCGCTGGCGCATCCGTTCCGGCGTATCGCCCACAACGGCGAGATCAACACCGTGACCGGCAACGAGAACTGGATGCGGGCGCGTGAGGCGCTGATCAAGACCGACATCTTCGGGTCGGCCGACGATCTCGAGAAGTTGTTCCCGATCTGTACCCCGGGGGCCTCCGACACCGCGCGTTTCGACGAAGCGCTGGAGTTGCTACACCTGGGCGGGCGCAGCCTGCCGCACGCGGTGCTGATGATGATTCCCGAGGCCTGGGAACGTAACGAGTCGATGGACCCGGCGCGGCGGGCGTTTTACGAGTACCACGCATCGCTGATGGAACCGTGGGACGGCCCGGCGTCGATGACGTTCACCGACGGCACCGTCGTCGGCGCCGTGCTGGACCGCAATGGCCTACGCCCATCCCGCATTTGGGTCACCGAGGACGGCTTGGTGGTGATGGCGTCCGAGGCCGGTGTCTTGGACCTGGACCCGTCGACCGTGGTGCGGCGGATGCGCCTGCAACCGGGCCGGATGTTCTTGGTGGACACCACTCAGGGCCGCATCGTCGCCGACGAGGAGATCAAAGCCGCGCTGGCCGCCGAGCACCCGTACCAGGAATGGCTCGACAAGAGCCTGGTTCCGCTCGAATCGCTGCCGCAGGGTAAGTACGTCCGGATGGCGCACGATCGACTTGTCATGCGGCAGTTAGCTTTTGGATACACCTACGAAGAGCTCAACCTGCTGGTGGCCCCGATGGTGCGCAGCGGTGCCGAGCCGATCGGGTCGATGGGTACCGATACCCCGGTCGCGGTGCTGTCGCAGCGCCCCCGGCTGCTCTACGACTACTTTCACCAGCTGTTCGCGCAGGTGACCAACCCTCCGCTGGACGCCATCCGCGAAGAGGTGGTGACCAGCCTGCAGGGCACCACCGGCGGGGAGCGCGACTTGCTCAGCCCGGACGAGTACTCCTGTCATCAGATCATGCTGCGTCAACCGATTCTGCGTAACCACGAGCTGGCCAAGCTGATCAACCTGAACCCGGACGACGAGGTCAACGGGCGCCCACACGGTATGCGCTCCAAGGTGATTCACTGTCTGTACCCGGTCGCCGAGGGTGGCGCCGGGCTGGAAGCCGCGCTGGAAGAGGTGCGTGCGCAGGCGTCGGCCGCGATTGCCGACGGCGCCCGGGTCATCATCCTTTCCGACCGGGATTCCAACGAGCAGATGGCCCCGATACCGTCCCTGCTCGCGGTCGCCGGGGTGCACCACCACCTGGTGCGGGATCGGACCCGCACCCACGTGGGCTTGGTGGTCGAGTCCGGTGACGCCCGCGAGGTGCACCACATGGCGATGCTGATCGGCTGTGGCGCCGCTGCGGTCAACCCCTACCTGGCGTTCGAGTCGATCGAGGACATGCTCGACCGCGGCGTCATCGACGGCTTCTCAACCGGGCAAGACCGCGACAAGGCGTTGAACAACTACGTGAAGGCCGCCGGCAAGGGCGTGCTGAAAGTCATGTCCAAGATGGGCATTTCGACACTGGCCTCCTACACCGGTGCCCAGCTGTTCCAGGCCATCGGGATCTCCGAGGACGTGCTCGACGAGTACTTCACCGGGCTGGCCTGCCCGACCGGCGGCATCTCGCTGGACGACGTCGCCACCGACGTCGCCATCCGGCACAAGCTGGCCTATCTGGACCGTCCGGACGAGCGCGCGCACCGTGAACTCGAGGTGGGCGGGGACTACCAGTGGCGCCGTGAGGGCGAATACCACCTGTTCAACCCGGAGACCGTGTTCAAGCTGCAGCACGCCACCCGCACCGGCCAATACAAGATCTTCAAGGACTACACCCGACTGGTCGACGACCAGAGCGAGCGGATGGCATCGCTGCGCGGACTGCTGAAGTTTCGCGGCGACGTACGGCCCCCGGTTCCGCTGGACGAAGTCGAACCCGCCAGTGAGATCGTCAAACGGTTCTCGACCGGAGCGATGAGCTACGGCTCTATCTCCGCCGAGGCACACGAGACGCTCGCCATCGCGATGAACCGACTGGGCGGCCGATCCAACAGCGGTGAGGGCGGCGAGGACGTCAAACGTTTCGACCCCGACTCCAACGGGGACTGGCGCCGCAGCGCGATCAAGCAGGTCGCGTCGGCGCGGTTCGGTGTCACGTCGCACTACCTGACCAACTGCACCGACATCCAGATCAAGATGGCCCAGGGCGCGAAGCCCGGTGAGGGCGGCCAACTTCCGGGACACAAAGTGTATCCGTGGGTGGCCGAGGTCCGGCACTCCACGCCCGGAGTCGGGCTGATCTCACCGCCGCCGCACCACGACATCTATTCGATCGAGGATCTGGCCCAGCTGATCCACGACCTGAAGAACTCCAACCCGTCGGCGCGCGTGCACGTGAAGCTGGTGTCCGAGAACGGCGTCGGCACCGTCGCGGCCGGTGTGTCCAAGGCGCACGCCGACGTCGTGCTGATCTCCGGGCATGACGGCGGCACCGGTGCCACACCGCTGACCTCGCAGAAGCACGCCGGTGCACCCTGGGAGCTCGGGCTGGCCGAGACGCAGCAGACCTTGCTGCTCAACGGGTTACGCGACCGGATCGTGGTCCAGGTGGACGGACAACTCAAGACCGGACGCGACGTGATGATCGGCGCGCTGCTGGGCGCCGAGGAATTCGGTTTCGCCACGGCCCCGTTGGTGGTCGCGGGCTGCATCATGATGCGGGTATGCCACCTCGACACCTGCCCCGTCGGCGTGGCCACGCAGAATCCGGTGCTGCGCGAGCGCTTCACCGGCAAGCCGGAGTTCGTCGAGAACTTCTTCATGTTCATCGCCGAAGAAGTTCGGGAGTATATGGCGCAGTTGGGCTTCCGCACCTTCAACGAGGCCGTTGGCCAAGTGGGCGCGCTGGACACCACGCTGGCGCGCGCACACTGGAAGGCGCACAAGCTGGATCTGGCTCCGGTGCTGCACGAGCCCGAGTCCGCATTCATGAACCAGGACCTGTACTGCAGCTCGCGTCAGGACCATGGCCTGGACAAGGCGCTGGATCAGCAGTTGATCGTGATGAGTCGCGAGGCGCTGGATTCCGGTAAGCCGGTCCGGTTCTCCACCACCATCAGCAACGTCAACCGCACGGTAGGCACCATGCTTGGTCACGAGCTGACGAAAGCCTATGGCGGACAAGGCTTGCCGGACGGAACGATCGACATCACCTTCGACGGCTCCGCGGGCAACAGCTTCGGCGCCTTTGTGCCCAAGGGCATTACCCTGCGGGTGTACGGCGACGCCAACGACTACGTCGGCAAGGGCCTGTCCGGCGGCCGTATCGTGGTGCGGCCGTCAGACAATGCGCCGCAGGAATACGTAGCCGAGGAAAACATCATCGGCGGCAACGTGATCCTGTTTGGAGCCACCAGCGGGGAGGCCTTCTTGCGTGGCGTGGTCGGCGAACGGTTCGCGGTCCGCAACTCCGGTGCCCATGCAGTTGTCGAGGGCATCGGCGATCACGGATGCGAGTACATGACCGGCGGCAGGGTGGTGATTCTCGGCGCCACCGGTCGTAACTTCGCGGCCGGTATGTCCGGCGGGGTGGCCTACGTCTACGACCCCGACGAGAAATTGCCGGAGAACCTCAACACCGAAATGGTGGATCTCGAGGCTCTCGACTCCGATGATGCGGACTTCCTGCACGGCATCCTCCAGGCGCACGTCGATGCCACCGATTCCGCTGTCGGCCAGCGGATCCTGGCCGACTGGCACGGGCAACAGCGGCATTTCGCAAAGGTGATGCCGCGGGACTACAAGAAGGTGTTACAGGCGATCGCGCAAGCAGAGCGCGACGGCGTCGATGTGGGCAAGGCGATTATGGCGGCGGCGCATGGCTGA
- a CDS encoding FHA domain-containing protein, with protein MSSAASTARPALLVVHSGDTSHAIEPGRGAVTIGREPQAGVRIDDPQISQEHLRAEPTDGEWRIVDSSPSGMFVDGLRRTSVTITDKTIVRFGDPTAGKILTFEVVRPPNSIEQQQPSDSDERGDNIAATDLDPGVVRAGAAAAARRRELDISQRSLAADGIINAGALIAFEKGRSWPRERTRAKLEEVLQWPVGTIDRIRQGDGVADDATTQNTPVDGPSADDPEADGAASLIAQAVVAAVDGCSLAISVLPPPEDPDFTERSAPILADLRQLEAIAVRATRISQITPELIKALSAVRRHRDELMTLGANAPDAPLAQRLYASRRRANLSTLEIAQAAGVDEEMIVRAEDAEPLPAHVTTAIETLIGHIN; from the coding sequence ATGTCCAGCGCCGCGTCAACTGCCCGGCCAGCTCTGCTGGTTGTGCACAGCGGCGACACGTCGCACGCGATCGAGCCCGGGCGTGGCGCGGTGACCATTGGCCGAGAGCCTCAGGCCGGTGTGCGGATCGACGATCCCCAGATCTCCCAGGAGCACTTGCGGGCCGAACCCACCGACGGCGAGTGGCGCATCGTCGACAGCAGCCCGAGCGGCATGTTCGTCGATGGATTGCGAAGGACATCCGTGACGATCACCGACAAGACGATCGTCCGGTTCGGTGACCCCACCGCGGGAAAAATCCTGACGTTCGAGGTCGTCAGGCCGCCGAATTCTATTGAGCAACAACAGCCTAGCGATTCTGACGAGCGGGGGGACAACATCGCGGCCACAGATCTGGATCCGGGGGTGGTTCGCGCCGGAGCCGCAGCCGCCGCCCGTCGCCGCGAACTCGACATCAGCCAGCGCAGCCTCGCGGCGGACGGGATCATCAACGCCGGCGCGCTGATCGCTTTTGAGAAGGGGCGTAGCTGGCCGCGGGAACGGACCCGAGCCAAGCTCGAAGAAGTGCTGCAGTGGCCCGTCGGAACCATCGACCGTATCCGGCAAGGGGACGGGGTCGCCGATGACGCCACCACGCAAAACACCCCGGTCGACGGCCCATCGGCCGACGACCCAGAGGCTGACGGCGCGGCATCGCTGATCGCTCAGGCGGTGGTCGCCGCGGTGGACGGTTGCAGCCTGGCCATCTCCGTATTGCCGCCGCCCGAGGATCCTGATTTCACCGAGCGCTCGGCTCCCATCCTTGCCGATTTGCGCCAACTCGAAGCGATCGCCGTCCGGGCAACCCGGATCAGCCAAATCACCCCGGAATTGATCAAGGCACTGAGCGCGGTTCGCCGGCACCGCGACGAATTAATGACGCTCGGGGCCAACGCTCCAGATGCGCCGCTGGCACAGCGGTTGTACGCGTCCAGGCGCAGGGCTAACCTTTCCACGCTGGAAATTGCACAAGCGGCCGGCGTCGACGAAGAAATGATCGTGCGCGCCGAGGACGCGGAGCCTTTGCCCGCGCACGTGACGACTGCGATCGAAACGCTGATAGGCCACATCAACTGA
- a CDS encoding WhiB family transcriptional regulator, whose product MTATTQYNIPLGACTTDPDRWTTTPDAQAKALCRACPRRWLCARDAVESAGAEGLWAGVVIPESGRPRAFALSQLRSLAERNGYPVRETAKSA is encoded by the coding sequence ATGACCGCAACAACGCAGTACAACATCCCTTTGGGCGCGTGCACCACGGACCCCGATCGTTGGACGACGACTCCTGACGCGCAGGCCAAAGCCCTGTGCCGGGCATGCCCACGCCGGTGGCTGTGTGCCCGCGATGCCGTCGAATCAGCGGGTGCGGAAGGACTGTGGGCCGGCGTCGTGATTCCTGAATCGGGGCGCCCGCGGGCGTTCGCGCTGAGCCAACTGCGCTCACTGGCCGAGCGCAACGGATACCCGGTGCGCGAGACCGCAAAATCCGCCTGA
- a CDS encoding nitroreductase family deazaflavin-dependent oxidoreductase, with the protein MAEPQPPRYLKPMNKMMMAVQRLGIPTGPAMVLTVPGRKSGQPRSTPMTPFEFQGGLYVVAGYPGADWAANARAAGTGTLARGRRSRPVRIVELTAEQARPVLREFPKKVPVGVSFAKRSGMVHDGTSDEFEALAGRLAVFRFDPATST; encoded by the coding sequence ATGGCCGAACCACAGCCACCGCGCTACCTCAAACCCATGAACAAGATGATGATGGCGGTGCAACGCCTGGGGATACCGACCGGCCCCGCCATGGTGTTGACGGTGCCCGGCCGTAAGTCGGGTCAACCGCGCAGTACCCCGATGACACCGTTCGAATTTCAGGGCGGCCTCTATGTCGTCGCCGGCTACCCGGGCGCCGACTGGGCCGCGAACGCCCGGGCGGCGGGTACCGGCACGCTGGCCCGGGGCCGACGATCACGGCCCGTCAGAATCGTCGAGCTGACCGCCGAACAAGCACGCCCGGTGCTGCGGGAATTCCCCAAGAAGGTGCCGGTTGGCGTGTCGTTCGCCAAGAGGTCGGGAATGGTGCACGACGGCACGTCCGACGAATTCGAGGCACTGGCGGGCCGGCTCGCCGTCTTCCGCTTCGACCCGGCCACCTCGACATAA